CTTACGCGGTCACTGAAGACGGCGAATCTTACTTTTGTGGGACTCCGCCCGCCGCTATCGGCTCAACCTGGTAGTAATGCTGCAGCATTCGTGCCGCAGGTTAAAGAGGGGTTCCGGGAGGGGATTAGTTTGCATACGTGTGATAGGCGGCGGTCGAGGAGTTATATTGAGGGGCTGTTTCCTGATTGGACGTTTGAGGAGGGGTtttcggaggaggatgagctgtgGACTGGGGTGAGGGGGGAGACGAGCGAGGCGCAGGATTTGAGGTCGCGGAGGGCGTTGGATGATATTTTTAACGCCCAGGGTCGAACTGGGGGTGTGAATAAACCTCGAGGAGGCGGTGGTGTCGGTGTGCCCAACTATgacggagatgaagatgataagAAGCTGGTTATCTCAGTTACGGCGCATTCGGGCGAGATCACGTCTATCCTGAGAGTTGTTGGACACCGGGAGTTTAAGCTGAATACTGGGGCAGTGATCCCTGTGTTGATTCGTGCGGAAGTCGTGAACGAGCCTGAGCCAACAGCGACGGTATCGTGGACAGCGAGTGCCCATTGTACGGCGGCGCCGGTGACGTCGACTGCGTCTGGGTGTGTTTGCGCAAGCTCGGTGGCGCCGGTGACGACAGGGTTCCCGGTATTTGCTACGGAGACTCCTTACTAGGCGTGATCTGGTGCGATTGGATTTGACGGTTGAATATGCTGTAGTTGCTCTATGGCCGTGAATAATGGTAATAAGACTATGTAGTCTACTAAGAAAAAGGTAGGGTGAGGTCAATTTGTGTGCATCGAGTATAGACATAAATCATGACCGCAGAAAGtgcaagggcaag
This region of Aspergillus puulaauensis MK2 DNA, chromosome 5, nearly complete sequence genomic DNA includes:
- a CDS encoding uncharacterized protein (COG:G;~EggNog:ENOG410PJ8M;~InterPro:IPR013078,IPR029033;~SECRETED:SignalP(1-19)), with protein sequence MKLSTVTAALGLSAAAASASSSKSINYTTVQGYFIQNDPSTDPSSFDYTSHNFGLLDRTYDADKAAQHSSSRARNITQWERFHRQLEYLNTNSPKHVGYKLFFLGRHGEGWHNAAEDYFGTPAWNCYYSLLTGNATTTWADADLTPEGIRQAKVAHAYWASQSKEQKIHFPDAYYSSPLTRSLKTANLTFVGLRPPLSAQPGSNAAAFVPQVKEGFREGISLHTCDRRRSRSYIEGLFPDWTFEEGFSEEDELWTGVRGETSEAQDLRSRRALDDIFNAQGRTGGVNKPRGGGGVGVPNYDGDEDDKKLVISVTAHSGEITSILRVVGHREFKLNTGAVIPVLIRAEVVNEPEPTATVSWTASAHCTAAPVTSTASGCVCASSVAPVTTGFPVFATETPY